A region from the Chitinophaga sp. Cy-1792 genome encodes:
- a CDS encoding cbb3-type cytochrome c oxidase subunit I yields MQVSRFLRNTILVELFVPVLLLTIGIYHGLMQVIYRAGVIHQSAVAKLDYYQGLTLHGVINAIVLTTFFAVAFGHATIAYYLKQEPGKKATALSMWLMVIGTLLAAWAMLSGKASVLYTFYPPLKAHPAFYIGTAMLIVGSWVAFFDWSVIYVRWKREHKTINTPLAVIGTLVNFTIWFVCTLAVAYEVLILLVPWSLGWTAGVNVPLARTLFWFFGHALVYFWLLPSYIMFYTMLPKLAGGKLYSGTAGRIAFFIFLLLSIPIGVHHQFGDPSIGRGIKLTQSLLTFGVALPSFITAFTIAASLEYAARLRGAKGIYNWIWKLPFFRKDVFLFGYLINGLILFIFGGLTGLVNASYSLNNVVHNTSFIPGHFHLTVAGPVFLAILGMSIFLCSQLTGKKIFLPVINTIIPYLWTVGVLIFSVGLMWGGLMGEPRRTNMGLTYLNPASDQFHPYWVISSMLGLAGGGIMFVAGFLYFIVFFGTFFRKRTMEPEIAFPESESLHEEKRIPVLDTFRPWLLLMGLIIFLAYLPAISDALNNTGRKAPPYIPTDPTPVVQKQ; encoded by the coding sequence ATGCAGGTAAGCAGGTTTTTAAGAAATACAATTCTTGTAGAATTATTTGTTCCGGTATTATTACTCACCATCGGTATCTACCACGGCCTGATGCAGGTGATCTACCGCGCAGGGGTTATCCATCAGTCGGCTGTAGCCAAACTGGACTATTACCAGGGCCTTACCCTTCATGGCGTTATCAATGCCATTGTGCTGACCACCTTCTTCGCAGTGGCCTTCGGACACGCTACCATAGCCTATTATCTTAAACAGGAACCTGGCAAAAAAGCTACTGCCCTGTCGATGTGGCTGATGGTTATCGGTACGCTGCTGGCGGCATGGGCCATGTTATCCGGGAAAGCCTCTGTGCTATATACTTTTTACCCGCCGCTGAAGGCCCATCCCGCTTTCTACATTGGTACAGCCATGCTGATCGTAGGTTCCTGGGTGGCATTTTTCGACTGGTCTGTTATTTATGTGAGATGGAAACGCGAACATAAAACCATCAATACGCCGCTGGCTGTAATCGGCACGCTGGTCAATTTCACCATATGGTTCGTTTGTACACTGGCAGTTGCCTATGAAGTACTGATTTTACTGGTGCCCTGGAGCCTCGGCTGGACCGCCGGCGTTAACGTGCCCCTGGCACGCACCCTCTTCTGGTTCTTCGGCCATGCGCTGGTTTATTTCTGGCTCCTGCCCTCCTATATCATGTTCTATACCATGCTGCCAAAGCTGGCCGGTGGCAAGCTATACTCCGGCACCGCCGGCAGAATCGCATTCTTCATCTTCCTGCTGCTGTCTATCCCCATCGGGGTACACCACCAGTTCGGAGACCCTTCCATTGGCCGCGGTATTAAACTGACACAGTCCTTACTGACATTCGGGGTGGCACTGCCCAGCTTTATCACCGCCTTCACCATAGCGGCTTCGCTGGAATATGCCGCACGCCTCCGTGGTGCCAAAGGCATTTACAACTGGATATGGAAACTGCCTTTCTTCCGGAAAGACGTCTTCCTCTTCGGCTACCTGATCAATGGACTCATCCTGTTCATCTTCGGTGGACTCACCGGCCTGGTAAATGCTTCTTACTCCCTGAACAACGTGGTTCATAATACCTCCTTCATACCGGGGCATTTCCACCTGACCGTGGCCGGCCCCGTATTCCTGGCCATCCTTGGGATGTCCATCTTTCTATGTTCTCAGCTGACAGGCAAAAAAATCTTTCTGCCGGTCATCAATACCATCATCCCCTATCTCTGGACAGTAGGCGTATTAATATTCTCTGTGGGCCTGATGTGGGGAGGATTGATGGGAGAACCCCGCCGCACCAATATGGGGCTCACTTATCTGAACCCCGCCAGCGACCAGTTTCATCCGTATTGGGTGATATCCAGTATGCTGGGCCTTGCAGGTGGCGGCATCATGTTTGTGGCCGGGTTCCTGTACTTCATTGTATTCTTTGGCACCTTCTTCCGCAAGCGTACTATGGAGCCGGAGATAGCATTTCCGGAGAGTGAGTCGCTGCACGAAGAGAAGCGCATTCCCGTACTGGATACCTTCCGGCCATGGCTGCTGCTGATGGGGCTGATCATCTTCCTGGCCTACCTGCCCGCTATCAGCGATGCGCTGAATAATACAGGCAGGAAAGCACCGCCTTATATTCCTACTGACCCTACTCCTGTTGTACAAAAACAATAA
- a CDS encoding cytochrome C oxidase subunit II, with amino-acid sequence MIDIFEKRIIITSLIVMGLFIFSLFYALGAKKADVTECLPYDKTYETARVEQLDKSTYQIFYVARMWTFEPAIAYIPVGSDVDLFVTSHDVVHGFDIYNKNVNLMAVPGGVSKTTIHFDKPGVYKVVCHEYCGTGHQNMQAEIIVNYPKKK; translated from the coding sequence ATGATCGACATTTTTGAGAAAAGAATCATTATCACCTCCCTGATCGTGATGGGACTCTTCATATTCTCCCTGTTCTACGCACTGGGCGCCAAAAAGGCCGATGTTACCGAATGTCTGCCCTACGATAAAACCTACGAAACGGCCCGGGTGGAACAGCTGGACAAATCGACCTACCAGATCTTTTATGTAGCCAGGATGTGGACCTTCGAACCCGCTATAGCCTATATCCCCGTTGGCAGTGATGTAGACCTGTTCGTTACCTCCCATGATGTGGTCCATGGCTTCGATATCTACAATAAAAATGTAAACCTAATGGCTGTCCCCGGAGGCGTAAGCAAAACCACGATCCACTTTGATAAACCCGGCGTTTACAAGGTGGTATGCCACGAATACTGCGGCACCGGCCACCAGAACATGCAGGCGGAAATTATTGTCAACTATCCGAAAAAAAAGTAA
- a CDS encoding cytochrome c oxidase subunit 2A → MQQQENSEKFVPRGAIAFFALLITLGLIIWFGIYFLMLSRI, encoded by the coding sequence ATGCAACAGCAGGAAAACTCCGAAAAATTCGTTCCACGCGGGGCCATCGCTTTCTTCGCCCTATTGATAACCCTCGGACTGATCATCTGGTTCGGTATCTACTTTCTTATGTTATCCAGGATCTAA